The following proteins come from a genomic window of Thermodesulfovibrionales bacterium:
- a CDS encoding DUF763 domain-containing protein, whose translation MHRTGIATLPLHHGKAPRWLFERMVSLAREIAVALISEFGRIDFLRKLSDPYWFQALGCVLGFDWHSSGLTTTSTGALKEALRGLERDTGIFIAGGKGAISRKTPEQIRLYSDRFGINPDPLIYASRLSAKVDNSALQDGYQLYHHIFVFTPEGYWAVIQQGMNQEAKRARRYHWLSERVKDFVNEPHSAICSQKKHRQVLNLVAEESSETRQVCVQLASQKPERTIQELEKISHLNLSSRHDVTVFDIDPQRLHRVLLKTYERLPADFEQLLSIEGVGPKTLRALSLIAELIYGKPPSFKDPARFSFAHGGKDGTPYPVDRKTYDRTIEIIKKAVEASRLGHREKLDAIKRLAFIWENSNNTRTLLR comes from the coding sequence ATGCACAGGACAGGAATAGCTACCTTACCGCTTCATCACGGTAAGGCACCGAGATGGCTTTTTGAGAGAATGGTCTCTCTTGCAAGGGAGATAGCTGTTGCTTTGATTTCTGAATTCGGCAGGATAGATTTTTTAAGAAAACTTTCTGATCCCTACTGGTTTCAGGCACTTGGGTGTGTCCTCGGTTTTGACTGGCACTCAAGCGGACTTACAACCACATCCACAGGCGCTCTTAAGGAGGCACTGAGGGGACTTGAAAGAGACACAGGTATATTCATTGCGGGCGGTAAGGGAGCTATTTCAAGAAAAACACCAGAGCAGATCAGGTTATATTCTGATAGATTCGGTATTAATCCAGACCCCTTGATCTATGCAAGCAGGCTCTCTGCAAAGGTTGATAATTCTGCTCTTCAGGATGGCTATCAGCTCTATCATCATATTTTTGTCTTTACACCTGAGGGCTACTGGGCTGTTATACAGCAGGGAATGAATCAGGAGGCAAAGAGAGCAAGGAGATATCACTGGTTAAGCGAGCGGGTTAAGGATTTTGTTAATGAGCCCCACAGTGCCATATGCTCGCAGAAGAAACACAGGCAGGTTCTAAATCTCGTGGCAGAGGAAAGTAGTGAGACTAGACAGGTATGCGTACAGCTCGCATCACAGAAACCTGAAAGGACCATCCAGGAGCTTGAGAAAATAAGCCATCTTAACTTGAGCTCAAGACATGATGTGACAGTATTCGATATTGATCCGCAAAGACTTCACAGGGTGCTGCTTAAGACCTACGAAAGATTGCCAGCAGATTTTGAACAGCTGCTCAGTATTGAAGGTGTAGGACCAAAGACCCTGAGGGCACTGAGCCTGATAGCAGAGCTTATTTACGGAAAGCCCCCAAGTTTTAAAGATCCTGCAAGATTCTCATTCGCCCACGGAGGAAAGGATGGTACACCCTATCCTGTTGACAGAAAGACCTATGACAGGACAATAGAGATAATTAAAAAGGCTGTGGAGGCATCAAGACTGGGTCACAGGGAAAAACTCGATGCCATCAAGAGGCTTGCTTTTATTTGGGAAAATTCTAATAACACCAGAACCCTTTTACGCTGA
- a CDS encoding rubrerythrin, whose protein sequence is MLSRILFDISKLSEQDIEKEILRIGIIAELDAINLYEQLAALSKNEKIRKVFLDIAREEKTHVGEFQTLLLMIDEEQVKELEEGKKEVERL, encoded by the coding sequence ATGCTTTCCAGAATACTTTTTGATATATCAAAGCTATCAGAACAGGACATTGAAAAGGAGATATTAAGAATAGGTATTATTGCAGAACTTGATGCCATAAATCTCTATGAACAGCTCGCTGCACTTTCAAAAAATGAAAAAATCAGAAAGGTTTTTCTTGATATTGCAAGGGAGGAAAAGACCCATGTGGGAGAATTTCAGACCCTTTTATTAATGATTGATGAAGAACAGGTAAAGGAGCTTGAGGAGGGAAAAAAAGAGGTTGAGAGGCTCTGA